A region of the Argonema galeatum A003/A1 genome:
ACCAATCTGAAGCTAGAAGATCAATTTTAGCGTAGAGCAAACCAGGGACACCAAGATCTGCCCCTCTGTTCCTCTGCACCACTGCTTCTAGCTTAGCTTTTGTTGCAACTTGTTACAACCTATTCCATCAAGGGGCTTCTTTGGCTGAAATTGGTGAACGAACAAGCCCTAGATTTTAGGAGACAAGCAAATTATGTCTTTATCCGATACCCAAGTTTTCGTGGCCCTCGTTGTGGCACTGATTCCAGGCATTCTGGCTTTCCGTCTTGCAACGGAACTGTATAAGTAAACAACTGGTGAGGTAATGGGACGCAATAGCCGACCTTACCGAACTTGCCCAGAGGTGCCTTTTTGGCACCTCTGGGATGGGGCTCCTAGCCCGTCCGCTTAATCAAAAGCAAAATTTCCAGGCGTGAGCCACCTTAGGGTGTAAACAGTCTGGTAGCAGCAGCGTTCAACTGCTAGTATGGACGCTGCTGCTAGCTTACTGCGGTGCAGCTGAACGGGACAGCGCAATCGCCCACTCTTTGAGCTTCACAATCAGGATCATGAACGCCATTCAACCGTCAAGACCACCTCTGCAACCTATAGAACCCCGTAGAGTTGCTCGCCCTCGTCGGCGACGCCAGCAACATCAGGCTACTACTGCTCTAGCTCTGGAAACAACCGCCAAGTTGGCGGTTAATGTCATACTCTCATCAGCAGCCATTGTGGCTCTAGTACAACTGTTGCCTTATCACAAATCCGTGCAAGGCAAGTTGCAGGAAATCAGAGTGCAAGTGAAGCAAACAGAAGAACGAGTAAATCGTTTGCAAACCAATTTTGGGAATTTGTTCGATCCAAAGCAAACAAAAACTAATATGCAGGATCTGAGCAATCGAGTCGATCCTACAAGGCGTAATATTGTATTGCTAGACAAGGATACCAACGATGCCGATGAAGCAGGACAGACGGCTTCATCCCCTTAAGGGTTGACGACTGAAATGTCTTAAGAATCCCACATCCTTGATTGTGTGGGAGTGTCAAAGTAAAGAGTACACCCATGTCAGGGGCAAAAAAATTAGAAAAGGGAAGCGAACGCTTCCCTTTTCTGACCTGGATAAAGTTAGGGGTTTGATACTTCTCTAGGTTAATGATTTTTAATTTTGCATTTTTAATTTTTAATTCTCCGGCCCGAATTGTAAAGGACTGAGTAGCTCGTTTAACCAAGTTTCTACTTGCTGACGACGACGACTGACTGGTAATTCCTCTAAAGCGCGTCGGTAATCGGCTAGAGCATAATTCCAGTCGCCCATCAGATGATAGGTTCGACCGCGTTCTGCCCAGATGTGAGCTTTTAGTTGGCCCAGTCGCAGCGCAAAGTCAAAATTATCGATCGCTCGCTCGTATAATTTTAGGTCTCTAAACGTAATGCCTTGGTTAATCCAAGCCCGGACATGAACTGGATTGAGGTCGATAGCCCGATCGTAGTCTGCGATCGCTTCGATTAATTGTCCTTGCTGGGCATAATAATTGGCCCGGTTGTTGTAAGCACCCGCCAAATGGGGATTGAGTTGAATGGCCCGATCGTAATCTGCGATCGCCGACGCCAGTTGACCGCTCTGGAAATAAACCAGCCCCCGATTGTTATAATCATTGGCATCGCTGGGATTGCGGTCAATCAAACAGTTCATAATCTCGATCGCCTGGGCGTAATCGCCTTGTTGCGCTCGATCGCGAGCGACCCGGCGTAAGCCAGTCCAGTCAGGCTCTATTTGCGTAGCTCCTTGGCTGTAAATCATTTTCAGCTC
Encoded here:
- the psaM gene encoding photosystem I reaction center subunit XII; the encoded protein is MSLSDTQVFVALVVALIPGILAFRLATELYK
- a CDS encoding tetratricopeptide repeat protein; this translates as MKARCFLKNQDCSKNRCRSNVAPTSAVSRSNPRDSQKRQGIELKMIYSQGATQIEPDWTGLRRVARDRAQQGDYAQAIEIMNCLIDRNPSDANDYNNRGLVYFQSGQLASAIADYDRAIQLNPHLAGAYNNRANYYAQQGQLIEAIADYDRAIDLNPVHVRAWINQGITFRDLKLYERAIDNFDFALRLGQLKAHIWAERGRTYHLMGDWNYALADYRRALEELPVSRRRQQVETWLNELLSPLQFGPEN